A genome region from Bacteroidota bacterium includes the following:
- a CDS encoding TerC family protein, producing the protein MFEWIATPEGWIALLTLTALELVLGVDNIIFISILVDKLPDGQRNRARFIGLALAMIARVLLLFSLSWLIQLTSPIFTVLGNAISGRDLILIIGGLFLIGKSTHEIHDKLEGADGERSARVAPSFASVLMQIALLDIVFSLDSVITAIGMADELSIMVIAVIVAVIFMMIFAKPLGDFVEQRPTVKMLALSFLLLIGTALVADGLDTHIPKGYIYSAMGFSVFVEMLNLRLRKGGNKVKLNKRFTEE; encoded by the coding sequence ATGTTCGAATGGATTGCCACCCCTGAAGGGTGGATCGCCCTATTAACGCTGACAGCACTGGAGCTTGTCCTGGGCGTTGACAACATTATTTTTATTTCGATTCTGGTCGATAAGCTACCCGACGGCCAAAGGAATCGCGCGCGCTTTATCGGTCTTGCCCTTGCGATGATAGCACGTGTGCTGTTGCTTTTTTCGCTCAGTTGGCTGATACAGCTAACCTCTCCCATATTCACCGTATTGGGTAATGCAATTTCAGGTCGAGACCTGATACTCATTATTGGGGGGCTCTTTTTAATAGGGAAGAGTACCCATGAGATACACGATAAGCTTGAAGGTGCAGATGGTGAACGATCTGCTCGCGTAGCGCCATCTTTTGCCAGTGTATTGATGCAGATTGCTTTGCTGGATATTGTTTTCTCGCTCGACTCGGTGATTACAGCGATTGGGATGGCTGATGAGCTCTCCATTATGGTCATCGCAGTAATCGTCGCGGTCATCTTCATGATGATCTTTGCAAAACCGCTCGGTGACTTTGTAGAACAGCGACCAACGGTGAAAATGCTTGCCCTCTCGTTCCTCCTCCTCATCGGTACGGCACTCGTTGCAGATGGCCTCGACACCCATATCCCCAAAGGATACATTTACTCCGCGATGGGCTTCTCTGTATTTGTGGAAATGCTGAATCTGCGTCTGCGCAAAGGCGGAAACAAGGTAAAACTGAACAAGCGATTCACCGAAGAATAG
- the iolG gene encoding inositol 2-dehydrogenase has translation MINIGIIGAGRIGQLHASNLAHHIHNANVVAITDMNEAAAQQTAAALQISNVVANHAALLARADVDAVLICSSTDTHAGFIEDAARAGKHIFCEKPIAFDLDEIDRALETVDRAGVKLQIGFNRRFDANARRMKAGIEQGEVGTVHRLHIISRDPSPPPIAYVRRSGGMFVDMTIHDFDMARFLMGCEATEIYTAAGVMVNPEIGAVGDVDTAVITMKFENGAIVTIDNSREAVYGYDQRMEVFGNAGSLESSNLLPDHVTHRNNAAVAGAKPLYFFLERYNQSFIVELQAFIDAIIADEPVPVSGMDGRMPVVMGLAARRSYDENRPVRLDEYQ, from the coding sequence GTGATAAATATTGGAATCATAGGCGCCGGCCGCATTGGTCAGCTCCACGCAAGCAACCTGGCACACCACATCCACAACGCCAATGTGGTTGCCATTACCGACATGAACGAAGCCGCCGCACAGCAAACGGCAGCTGCCCTTCAAATTTCGAACGTAGTGGCGAATCACGCAGCATTGCTCGCGCGAGCAGATGTAGATGCCGTGCTAATTTGCTCCTCCACCGATACACACGCCGGCTTTATCGAAGATGCTGCACGGGCAGGCAAACACATCTTTTGCGAAAAGCCCATTGCGTTCGACCTCGACGAAATTGATCGCGCGCTTGAAACCGTTGATCGGGCTGGGGTGAAACTACAAATCGGATTTAATCGCCGTTTTGACGCCAACGCAAGGCGGATGAAAGCCGGCATTGAGCAAGGAGAAGTAGGGACGGTACACCGACTTCACATTATCAGTCGCGATCCTTCACCACCGCCGATTGCGTATGTACGTCGTTCAGGTGGGATGTTTGTAGATATGACCATTCACGACTTCGACATGGCCCGTTTTCTGATGGGGTGTGAGGCAACCGAGATATACACAGCCGCTGGCGTGATGGTGAACCCTGAAATTGGTGCGGTTGGCGATGTGGATACGGCTGTCATCACCATGAAATTTGAAAATGGTGCGATCGTCACGATCGACAACAGCCGGGAAGCTGTGTACGGCTATGATCAGCGCATGGAAGTTTTTGGCAATGCTGGAAGCCTCGAGAGCAGCAACTTGCTCCCCGACCACGTGACGCACCGCAATAATGCTGCAGTTGCCGGAGCCAAGCCGCTGTACTTCTTTCTTGAAAGATACAACCAGAGTTTTATTGTAGAATTGCAGGCGTTTATCGATGCCATCATTGCAGATGAACCTGTACCCGTTAGCGGGATGGATGGGCGAATGCCCGTGGTGATGGGATTGGCTGCCCGCAGGTCATATGACGAGAACAGGCCTGTTCGGCTCGATGAGTACCAGTAG